Proteins found in one Diorhabda carinulata isolate Delta chromosome 11, icDioCari1.1, whole genome shotgun sequence genomic segment:
- the LOC130899516 gene encoding putative uncharacterized protein DDB_G0282133 isoform X1, giving the protein MDTETGEMIVKRVSVPLGLEELMEGLVKEVLLKKPDDIYLFAARYFAHLLSIRDKSQIPHCKTRTLRSVQTLIDKPEKFSSIKASRLSKQFSVRDDASDTPIITQKPKMYSRNELKYKRRHTGPPAILEIAQKDDIRKKYARSVSTEKYKPILESKNRNSKEKSNDSIQKISNSYKTSYTGSKQSVPTKKRDKDIVDTAMKNSKTLYKGGIKIDQEKIPTNLKAERNEEKLKESSSSTGADVKSLPPDDGTSRESNELLIGQNHDFTKTDNQTPTLSKDDREVSKIDNGKTEKPNVEDQQHKNPQQSELKSIKTLTDDEISRILLTSISNDGTNAHENKDKKDSSTNEMKISELKNDNAGETTSIVFDTSTKETQNINKNISLETTDKIQQQKPTVDVISDDSLELNEDLEDDVLDKEIKEFTNKEKLDETQANPPETGKVSIEIFEEKRKENNAAEMTKNKSVDGLIHAELNTFEIENEHIEQNDNEYDKKMSRSNDRDYNSGNEITTESLKRVDTTESNYTNKDKDVIIEKVDTKNIGITESDSKKENGQKLNNNLSIVGGGKSEAEITDNVNNTGIKDEEYKSESATLRKIESSGETIFKNFDEEVANAKIMSENTGEYKNGSTQLNDSIDKKLDSNILSEGSDGMRTGVEITSIETDNSTNFNQLSEHENETESGAKNEQLVSILTTGDSTKSENNGNRILETSSHNKGDNEIADENMRNSYDLNHTISKNNNVELSGASNENNKPENISEDMDYSSKNGTYTINVLKTTHSDDAQNTLSDCNGVFTDEHSSSGNTSAREEDLGIHGEMNEELKTTKTTENGENVAAEIKEIVKGDTIFPEVNSKNIETTEDNIKTPMNVINTETEKHKTQDVKNGIEQETPNSNINYSEEYKNRKTENIIVRAMENSEKIIDSEAEKTGKIEDAFHEKNISNDFAREYSSNEGHETTNDNDKHKKVQDMESASKLIQQTNVLETDDSSSDLKSLKSNSEDVHILSVGNDNTKTDSPLGTNLEETDMVDRVAKNYVNYIIDNDRIMQLHTNSSGEDVDNHISTTNESQGDNGGKSDITSEDKNGVLTKTSAKDSSCNENDNKTQNKSLVGDNNNQMDSNFIEVQNEQHADSDKRETDEIITKSEVCGLTTSTAMNHHIKYNDDFQNKQYDKSDQNKELIKLNQNAGKNQIQSELDDREINNNETRQGTSFNPSTASTEDDNEKIIEKDADDSEHTKKQFPNKDLIEATLSISENGLIVNKVKHFLIDFIKSEQQHVYKIKPTDDPEIKRRSEELIENRSVPGEISSSKLREELKKVEEESQFTNFNSTFNPILLHKEIEEVYKNKVSNGKISIGQVDDQLDKYDLEPDKLEKTVNSVLKIQSMWRAFMVRKALKKVSLEPGNIIKTPVNGTGNVNINKTENIRNSNVIEENKYAYSSFTNFEKLVEAVLRIQATWRGFIVRKNIKHIDRRKIGVTDSAIKNDNELKQRAKDSKCNETIPYNTTNMSKQLADSDLDNTELKKIAVAVVRIQAMWKGYKVRNHKKKNSYNIDLKKETRIDANTNISLETHVVVEGESKDNKDAATSENSWSKKREVRKNPDILSEVYAAIIIQKLWRGFRIRKTLLNRNNDKSSSPTEESARKKAPIESPPENIAHMQGKLESIQETKFEDKEDIIKVDKKSENQKINLYNKGRDTYFSKDSTDSQSTVIHNESQDSSKISLPRFRSESIDPLLNEISNYPITKEENLLDDYQNKLLNKISGKEEENYDDLKSLEKIITPRATDDLNLESFKTSDSAFGSVLPKVDKIESRDKKLTRSLGSKLEILEEEEGSNVEEDKNEMDHISEKTRANDKMQNTQNSEKIKIENIDTLNESKNDKTNFIDDNKSSSLDEIKNNTLNDNGHVDNKKGEDKLKNTLEVDIKLKNKSESNLPNVGVEYETKDYPEVKIETGSNEIDKNGLKNNCVDQKEVGSYSELRKEIDHNLDPRSESNINAGSKDSEEMVDSNNEFNNTIVSNGCDTKLLEYEHEVREIEGNEFVTKENMSIDSLPNKEVEHKLKEISKIKIENKQTDAAINSGLNENHFESNELRNNCEVKKDIDDYSKLKKEMSIPSESSSETNVKGKTNDSEQKVDNNIKINNKIGSNDSGSKLLEYEHGTRETEENQFSPNNFLTHITSTNGSTNKRHPDIENVGNNNGKTTNCAPSSSNNFQKVEKVPIDQNKISISIPIEKKLEQDKGMNGSLYKDIGSERKLLELKSDPKIEAEKHMNSLELHNSMGVKNEIDNAENTSVSSSNLENNGKMEIGGNSTVSNIKLEEKKHSSDNVVDAIKSYVAAENSIDGKITPFPVFQNDQQDSSSLHTEKGRDLYTFCSIPTPFSTNDKVGEYSPPIDVEHPLSSSNKYKANENEMKQSEVLKNGTLVIPLPIEVQKTLKEQKKENSIAGEVKKSASLEGLSSLLSNTSMHSGKHDTVMVPVDQHESIDIGRSQPISVKLCQTSGQVYLIIILSLTSDINADAENMTSQRPPSTRNVTDVSTDAAVEQKNAQKLGKGDLQQPKAENGYSADNSISQRETMESEKRRKIDRGRNMEAEAATKIQAGFRGYQVRKQLKLKNGSSDMNTRKSSMKSKSSGSDTSKSQSSDLEQQSAVKIQAGVRGFLVRRRQKKQSNQA; this is encoded by the exons ATGGATACAGAAACAGGAGAGATGATAGTCAAAAGGGTGAGTGTTCCTTTAGGGTTGGAAGAATTAATGGAGGGATTGGTAAAGGAAGTTCTGTTGAAGAAACCTGATGATATTTATCTTTTTGCTGCAAGATATTTTGCCCACTTACTCAGTATCCGAGATAAAAGTCAGATACCTCACTGCAAAA CAAGAACACTAAGGAGTGTACAAACTTTAATAGATAAACCTGAGAAGTTTTCATCGATCAAGGCCTCTAGACTGTCTAAGCAATTTAGTGTTAGAGATGATGCCTCAGATACTCCAATTATTACCCAAAAACCCAAAATGTACTCTAGAAACGAGCTTAAATATAAACGAAGACATACAGGACCTCCAGCCATTTTAGAAATTGCTCAAAAAGATGACATACGAAAGAAGTATGCCAGAAGTGTTTCAACTGAAAAGTATAAGCCTATACTGGAATCGAAGAATAGAAATAGTAAAGAGAAATCGAATGATTctatccaaaaaattagtaatagTTATAAAACATCATATACTGGTAGTAAACAATCAGTACCCACCAAAAAAAGGGATAAGGATATTGTGGACACAGCcatgaaaaattctaaaacGTTATACAAAGGAGGTATAAAAATCGATCAAGAAAAGATACCAACTAATCTAAAGGCAGAACGTAACGAAGAGAAACTGAAAGAATCTAGCAGTAGTACTGGTGCTGATGTAAAATCGCTTCCTCCAGATGATGGAACAAGTAGAGAAAGTAATGAGCTACTGATTGGGCAAAATCATGATTTCACTAAAACCGATAATCAAACTCCAACTTTATCTAAAGACGATAGAGAAGTTTCTAAAATAGATAATGGGAAAACTGAGAAACCAAACGTTGAAGATCAACAGCACAAAAATCCCCAACAAAGTGAGTTGAAATCTATCAAAACGTTAACTGATGATGAAATTAGTAGAATATTGTTAACTAGTATATCTAATGATGGTACAAATGCTCACGAGAATAAAGATAAGAAAGATTCATctacaaatgaaatgaaaatatcggaattaaaaaatgataatgcgGGCGAAACTACGTCGATAGTATTTGACACCAGTACTAAGGAAACAcagaatattaacaaaaatatctcTCTGGAAACAACTGATaaaattcaacaacaaaaacCTACGGTAGATGTTATTAGTGACGATAGTTTGGAATTGAATGAAGACTTGGAAGATGATGTATTagataaagaaattaaagagttcacaaacaaagaaaaattggaTGAAACTCAAGCAAACCCTCCAGAGACGGGCAAagtttcaatagaaatattcgAGGAGAAAAGGAAGGAAAACAATGCCgcagaaatgacaaaaaataaatcagtagATGGATTGATACATGCAGAACTTAATACCtttgaaatagaaaacgaaCACATAGAGCAAAATGAcaatgaatatgataaaaaaatgtcaagaaGTAATGACAGAGATTACAATAGTGGCAATGAAATCACCACAGAAAGTCTGAAAAGAGTTGATACAACTGAAAGTAATTATACTAATAAGGATAAAGAtgtaattatagaaaaagtaGATACAAAGAATATCGGCATTACAGAAAGCGATTCTAAGAAAGAGAATGgacaaaaattaaacaataatcTTTCAATAGTTGGTGGTGGTAAATCAGAGGCAGAAATTACAGATAACGTTAATAATACTGGCATTAAAGATGAAGAATATAAATCTGAATCTGCAACTTTAAGAAAGATAGAATCATCAggagaaacaatttttaaaaattttgatgaagAAGTAGCTAATGCAAAAATAATGTCTGAAAATACTGGCGAATACAAAAATGGATCGACACAGCTAAATGATTCTATTGATAAGAAACTAGATAGTAATATTCTATCTGAGGGAAGTGATGGTATGAGAACAGGAGTAGAAATTACTAGTATAGAAACTGATAACAGCACTAATTTTAATCAACTTTCAGAACATGAAAATGAAACGGAAAGTGGAGCGAAGAATGAACAATTAGTTTCTATACTAACCACAGGGGATAGTACAAAATCAGAGAATAATGGAAATAGAATTCTGGAAACTAGTTCACACAATAAAGGAGACAACGAGATAGCGGATGAAAACATGAGAAATTCTTATGACTTGAACCATAccataagtaaaaataataatgtagaATTATCTGGAGCaagcaatgaaaataataaacctgAGAATATTTCAGAAGATATGgattattcatcaaaaaatgGAACTTATACAATTAATGTTCTTAAAACAACACATTCCGATGATGCTCAAAACACATTAAGTGATTGTAACGGTGTATTTACTGATGAACATTCATCTAGTGGAAACACTTCTGCCCGCGAAGAGGATCTTGGAATCCATGGAGAAATGAACGAAGAACTCAAAACAACTAAAACAacagaaaatggagaaaatgtCGCTGCTGAAATAAAAGAGATCGTCAAAGGAGATACAATATTCCCCGAAGTGAATTCCAAGAATATTGAAACTACGGAAGATAACATAAAAACTCCGATGAATGTTATTAATACGGAAActgaaaaacataaaacacaAGATGTTAAAAACGGAATCGAACAAGAAACCCCgaattcaaatatcaattactcagaagaatacaaaaatagaaagactgaaaatattatagttcGGGCTATGGAGaacagtgaaaaaataattgattctgAAGCTGAAAAAACAGGAAAGATTGAAGATGCTTTCCATGAAAAAAACATAAGTAATGATTTTGCGAGAGAATACTCTTCTAATGAAGGTCACGAAACGACAAATGATAATGATAAACATAAGAAGGTTCAAGATATGGAATCAGCAAGTAAATTGATACAACAAACCAATGTACTTGAAACAGATGATAGTTCTTCGGATCTAAAATCTCTGAAAAGTAACTCCGAGGATGTGCACATACTTAGTGTTGGAAATGATAATACAAAGACAGATTCGCCACTTGGTACAAATTTGGAAGAAACTGATATGGTAGATCGGGTAGCTAAGAATTATGTCAATTATATTATCGATAACGATAGAATAATGCAACTTCATACTAATAGCTCTGGTGAAGACGTTGATAACCATATTTCCACAACTAATGAATCGCAAGGTGACAATGGTGGTAAAAGCGATATAACGTCAGAAGATAAAAATGGAGTACTAACGAAAACCAGTGCCAAGGATTCAAGTTGCAATGAGAATgataataaaactcaaaataaatcattagttggcgataataataaccaaatGGACTCAAATTTCATAGAAGTACAGAACGAACAACATGCAGATAGTGACAAACGTGAAACTGACGAAATTATTACTAAAAGTGAAGTTTGTGGTCTAACCACATCTACCGCAATGAATCATCATATCAAATATAatgatgattttcaaaataaacagtaTGATAAATCTGATCAGAAtaaagaattgataaaattgaatcagAATGCTGggaaaaatcaaattcaatctGAGCTTGATGATAGGGAGATTAACAATAATGAAACTAGACAAGGTACAAGTTTTAATCCAAGCACTGCGTCAACGGAagatgataatgaaaaaattatagagaaagATGCGGATGATTCCGAACACACAAAGAAACAATTCCCTAATAAAGATTTGATTGAAGCAACTCTTTCTATTTCAGAAAACGGATTGATTGTCAATAAGGTCAAACATTTTCTCATTGATTTCATAAAATCAGAGCAGCAGCATGTCTATAAGATTAAACCTACGGATGACCCAGAGATTAAGAGACGTAGTGAAGAACTAATTGAAAATAGAAGCGTGCCaggcgaaatatcaagttctaAGCTTCGCGAAGAATTGAAGAAGGTTGAAGAAGAATCTCAATTCACTAATTTCAATTCTACTTTTAATCCAATTCTACTACacaaagaaatagaagaagttTATAAGAACAAAGTATCTAACGGGAAAATTTCCATTGGTCAAGTTGATGATCAATTGGACAAATATGACTTAGAACCagataaattggaaaaaaccgTTAACTCTGTTCTAAAAATCCAATCTATGTGGAGAGCATTCATGGTTAGAAAAGCCCTTAAGAAGGTGAGTCTTGAACCaggtaatattataaaaacgCCAGTGAATGGCACCGGGAAcgtaaatatcaataaaacagAGAATATAAGAAATAGTAATGTCATTGAAGAAAATAAGTATGCGTATTCCAGTTTTACGAACTTTGAGAAACTAGTTGAAGCTGTCTTGAGAATTCAAGCCACTTGGAGAGGATTTATTgttagaaaaaatatcaaacacaTTGACAGACGGAAGATTGGCGTAACAGATAGCGCAATAAAGAATGATAATGAACTAAAACAGAGAGCAAAAGATAGTAAATGTAATGAAACTATTCCATATAATACTACAAATATGAGTAAGCAATTAGCAGATTCCGATTTAGACAATACAGAGCTGAAGAAAATTGCGGTCGCTGTGGTGAGGATTCAAGCAATGTGGAAAGGTTACAAGGTACGaaatcataagaaaaaaaattcttacaacATAGATTTGAAAAAGGAAACCAGAATTGACGCAAATACCAATATTTCATTAGAAACACATGTAGTGGTTGAGGGTGAATCTAAGGATAATAAGGATGCGGCAACGTCTGAAAATTCTTGGAGTAAAAAAAGAGAAGTTCGGAAGAATCCAGATATTTTGTCGGAAGTATATGCTgcaataattattcaaaaactttgGAGGGGTTTTAGAAttagaaaaactttattaaatagaaataatgacAAATCTAGCTCTCCTACAGAAGAAAGCGCCAGGAAGAAGGCACCAATAGAAAGTCCGCCAGAAA ACATCGCCCATATGCAAGGAAAACTAGAGAGTATACAAGAAACGAAATTTGAG GATAAAGAAGATATtattaaagttgataaaaaatcgGAGAATCAAAAGATCAATTTGTATAACAAAGGACGAGATACGTACTTCAGTAAAGATTCAACTGACTCTCAAAGCACGGTGATACACAACGAAAGTCAGGATAGTTCTAAAATCTCATTGCCACGTTTTCGTTCAGAAAGTATAGATcctttattaaatgaaatttccaACTACCCTataacaaaagaagaaaatctTCTTGATGATTACCAAAATAAGTTGTTAAATAAGATTTCtggtaaagaagaagaaaattatgatGATTTGAAAAGCTTGGAGAAAATAATAACCCCCAGAGCTACGGACGATCTTAATTTAGAATCTTTTAAAACTAGTGATTCAGCATTTGGTTCTGTTTTACCTAAAGTCGATAAAATCGAATcaagagataaaaaattaacaagatCATTGGGATCAAAGCTAGAgatattagaagaagaagaaggatcCAATGtagaagaagataaaaatgaaatggatCATATTTCTGAAAAGACTAGAGCAAATGATAAAATGCAGAATAcacaaaatagtgaaaaaattaaaattgaaaatatagataCGTTGAATGAAtctaaaaatgacaaaacgAATTTTATTGACGATAATAAAAGTTCGAGTTTGGATGAGATAAAAAACAATACGCTTAATGATAATGGTCatgtagataataaaaaaggAGAAGATAAGCTTAAAAATACATTAGAAGTtgacataaaattaaaaaacaagagCGAAAGTAATTTACCCAATGTAGGAGTCGAGTACGAAACAAAAGATTATCCAGAAGTAAAAATCGAAACAGGAAGcaatgaaatagataaaaatggATTGAAAAACAATTGTGTAGATCAAAAAGAAGTAGGTAGTTATAGTGAACTGAGAAAAGAAATAGACCATAACTTGGATCCAAGATCAGAATCAAATATCAATGCAGGATCCAAAGATTCCGAAGAAATGGTAGACAGTAATAATGAATTCAATAATACAATTGTCAGTAATGGCTGTGATACCAAGCTATTAGAATATGAACATGAGGTAAGAGAAATTGAAGGAAATGAGTTTGTGACAAAGGAAAATATGAGTATAGATAGTTTACCCAATAAAGAAGTAGAGCATAAATTAAAAGAGATTTCgaagataaaaatagaaaacaaacaaacagaTGCTGCAATTAATAGTGGCTTAAATGAGAATCATTTTGAGAGTAATGAATTGAGAAATAATTGTGAGGTTAAGAAAGATATAGATGATTATAGTAAACTGAAAAAAGAAATGAGCATTCCATCAGAATCTAGTTCTGAAACCAATGTCAAAGGTAAAACGAACGATTCGGAACAAAAGGTAgacaataatattaaaattaataataaaattggaagtAATGACAGTGGAAGCAAACTATTAGAATATGAACATGGAACGAGGGAAActgaagaaaatcaattttctccGAATAATTTTCTAACACACATCACTTCTACCAACGGAAGTACAAATAAAAGACACCCGGACATCGAAAACGTTGGCAATAATAATGGGAAAACAACTAATTGCGCTCCCAGCTCCTCTAATAATTTCCAAAAGGTTGAGAAGGTTCCtattgatcaaaataaaatttctatttctattcctATTGAAAAAAAGCTAGAGCAAGATAAAGGAATGAATGGAAGTTTATACAAGGACATTGGGAGCGAACGAAAGTTATTAGAATTAAAATCAGACCCCAAGATAGAAGCTGAGAAGCACATGAATAGTCTAGAATTACACAATTCTATGGgagtaaaaaatgaaatagataaCGCTGAAAATACTTCTGTAAGTAGCTCTAATTTAGAGAACAATGGAAAGATGGAAATTGGAGGAAATAGTACCgtgtcaaatataaaattggaagaaaaaaaacataGCAGTGACAATGTTGTAGATGCTATTAAATCGTATGTAGCTGCGGAAAACAGTATCGATGGAAAAATAACACCGTTTCCTGTATTTCAAAATGACCAACAAG ATTCATCTTCTCTACATACAGAAAAAGGTAGGGATCTATATACATTCTGTTCAATACCCACACCTTTTTCTACAAATGATAAAGTCGGTGAATATTCTCCACCAATTGATGTAGAACATCCGTTATCTTCTAGTAATAAATATAAggcaaatgaaaatgaaatgaaacaaaGTGAAGTTCTTAAAAATGGGACGTTAGTTATACCACTTCCTATTGAAGTGCAAAAAACATTGaaag aacagaaaaaagaaaattcaatagcTGGAGAAGTAAAAAAATCCGCTTCTTTAGAAGGACTTTCTTCGTTATTATCAAATACTAGCATGCATTCAGGAAAACACGATACTGTTATGGTCCCAGTCGATCAACATGAAAGTATTGATATTGGCAGAAGTCAACCTATATCTGTTAAATTATGCCAGACTTCAGGTCAAGTATATCTTATAATA ATTTTGTCGTTGACATCAGATATCAATGCAg